A single window of Ignavibacteriota bacterium DNA harbors:
- a CDS encoding aldo/keto reductase: MKTRKLGKSGLEVFPIGLGAMGMSEFYGPTDEVQSISTIHKAIEIGVNFFDTADMYGSGHNEILLGKALKGKFDKIVLATKFGILRGENGERLGVSGRPEYVKQACEASLKRLGIDVIDLYYLHRVDPQVPIEETVGAMSELVKEGKVKFLGLSEVKGSTIKRANKVHPITAVQSEYSIWTRDIEDANLAECRELNITTVAYSPLGRGILTGKLDFNSKNDFRNFLPRMSQENFKANVKVINKIEEIAESKNVKPSQLALAWVLAQGEDVIPIPGTKREKYLLENIEAVNIEIGKDELNELNKLSELVKGERYTSDGMKLTLQ, encoded by the coding sequence ATGAAAACTAGAAAATTAGGTAAAAGCGGATTGGAAGTTTTTCCGATTGGTTTAGGCGCGATGGGAATGTCGGAATTCTACGGTCCGACAGACGAAGTCCAGTCAATTTCAACAATACATAAAGCAATTGAAATAGGAGTTAATTTTTTTGATACCGCCGATATGTATGGTTCTGGACACAACGAAATTCTACTTGGGAAAGCATTGAAAGGTAAATTTGATAAAATTGTACTTGCAACAAAATTTGGAATATTGCGCGGAGAAAATGGTGAAAGATTGGGTGTAAGCGGAAGACCCGAATATGTTAAGCAAGCATGCGAAGCAAGTTTAAAAAGACTTGGAATTGATGTTATTGATCTTTATTATTTGCATAGAGTCGATCCACAAGTTCCGATTGAGGAAACAGTTGGCGCGATGTCAGAATTGGTAAAAGAAGGAAAAGTTAAATTTCTGGGACTTTCAGAAGTAAAAGGCAGTACAATTAAAAGAGCAAATAAAGTTCACCCAATAACTGCGGTTCAATCAGAATATTCTATATGGACCAGAGACATTGAAGATGCGAATTTAGCTGAGTGCCGCGAATTAAATATTACGACGGTTGCCTACAGTCCGCTTGGAAGAGGAATTTTAACGGGTAAATTAGATTTTAACAGTAAAAATGATTTTAGAAATTTTCTTCCCAGAATGAGCCAAGAGAACTTCAAAGCAAATGTAAAAGTTATAAATAAAATTGAAGAAATAGCAGAAAGCAAAAATGTGAAACCCTCTCAATTGGCTTTAGCATGGGTTTTGGCACAAGGTGAAGATGTAATTCCAATTCCGGGAACAAAGCGAGAAAAATATCTATTGGAAAACATAGAAGCCGTTAATATTGAAATTGGCAAAGATGAATTAAATGAACTGAATAAACTTTCAGAACTTGTAAAAGGCGAAAGATATACTTCCGATGGAATGAAACTTACATTACAATAA
- a CDS encoding DUF2721 domain-containing protein, protein MELTKSLVAFFQSSISPLVLISGVGLILLSLTNRLARTIDRSRGLVADIEKSNLTQKEIDNKKVQLKILVKRSYILKYSIGSISFSILSSSLIIPVLLIMNLFQINLEALGITFFILSISGIITSALFLFADVNLTLKALEYEVADHIK, encoded by the coding sequence ATGGAATTAACAAAATCATTAGTAGCTTTTTTTCAGTCATCAATTTCACCTCTTGTTTTAATTTCCGGTGTTGGACTTATATTACTTTCACTCACAAACAGATTGGCAAGAACAATTGATAGATCGCGCGGATTAGTTGCGGATATTGAAAAGTCAAACTTAACACAAAAAGAAATTGATAACAAAAAAGTTCAATTAAAAATTTTGGTAAAACGCAGTTATATATTAAAATATTCAATTGGATCAATATCATTCAGCATTTTAAGCAGCAGTTTAATTATTCCTGTTTTACTTATTATGAATTTATTTCAAATAAATTTGGAAGCCTTAGGGATTACATTTTTTATACTAAGTATTTCAGGAATAATAACATCGGCATTGTTTTTATTTGCCGACGTAAATTTAACGTTAAAAGCGCTTGAATATGAAGTTGCGGATCATATAAAATAA
- a CDS encoding OsmC family peroxiredoxin — protein sequence MGKHHAKAKWEGTLKDGYGNMNFTGYDGPFNFRSRFEDGPETSPEELVGAANAGCFSMFLSALISKKELTPTKIETKATVELGQDNGPKITSILLECEAVVPGLSEEDFQALAKEAKEKCPISRLFTGTDITLNAKLVS from the coding sequence ATGGGTAAACATCACGCAAAAGCAAAATGGGAAGGTACTTTAAAGGACGGATACGGAAATATGAATTTTACCGGATATGACGGACCTTTTAATTTTCGCTCAAGATTCGAAGACGGACCGGAAACTAGTCCTGAAGAATTAGTAGGCGCCGCAAATGCAGGCTGTTTCTCTATGTTTTTATCGGCATTGATTTCAAAAAAGGAATTAACGCCAACTAAAATTGAAACAAAAGCTACTGTTGAGTTGGGACAAGACAACGGACCAAAAATAACCTCAATTTTATTGGAATGTGAAGCTGTTGTTCCCGGTTTAAGCGAAGAAGATTTTCAAGCTTTGGCAAAAGAAGCTAAAGAGAAATGTCCAATTTCAAGATTGTTCACAGGAACTGATATTACTCTTAATGCAAAATTAGTTTCTTAA
- a CDS encoding acyltransferase family protein has protein sequence MSENSNSTQRKYYLDWLRVIAFYILIFYHVGMIFVPWTFHIKNNITLEWFETWMAFLNQWRLPLLFMISGMVIYYSFGKRSAAGILAERSKRLLIPLIFGMLVIVPPQIYYERISNGIHFNNYFEFWKTVFDFVPYPEGGSLSWHHLWYILYIFVYSIIGLPLFLFLKSSKSDKLKTKVNYLLGKKPSLIYSAILPLLIFYYSLAPIFPTTHALINDWYNHSVSFTFFILGFCISAFTGIWDAIVEKRKHSFNIALIPGLFLILFVWGPTFEIMNEDTIFFEIFYGLLKWVFTVSWLFTILGYSKFLLNNSSKLLSYANESVYPLYILHQTIMIIFGYYIINFDWNVYLKFGVIVIITFGGSILFYELFIKRFNIMRLLFGMKSKVQE, from the coding sequence ATGTCAGAAAACTCCAATTCAACTCAAAGAAAATATTACCTTGATTGGCTTCGCGTTATTGCCTTCTATATTTTGATTTTTTATCACGTTGGAATGATTTTCGTTCCTTGGACCTTTCATATCAAAAATAATATTACATTAGAATGGTTTGAAACATGGATGGCTTTTTTAAATCAATGGCGACTTCCATTATTGTTTATGATTTCGGGAATGGTAATTTATTATTCGTTTGGAAAAAGAAGTGCCGCCGGAATTTTAGCGGAAAGATCAAAACGGCTGTTAATACCCTTGATATTCGGAATGCTTGTAATTGTTCCGCCGCAAATTTATTATGAACGAATTTCTAATGGTATTCATTTTAATAATTACTTTGAATTTTGGAAAACCGTTTTCGATTTTGTGCCTTATCCGGAAGGCGGCAGTTTAAGCTGGCATCACTTGTGGTATATTCTTTACATTTTTGTTTATTCAATAATTGGGCTGCCGTTATTTTTGTTTTTAAAAAGCAGTAAATCAGATAAATTAAAGACAAAAGTAAATTATCTACTCGGCAAAAAACCGAGCTTAATTTATTCTGCAATTTTGCCACTGCTTATATTTTACTATTCATTAGCACCAATATTTCCTACTACGCACGCGCTAATAAATGATTGGTACAATCACAGCGTATCGTTTACCTTTTTCATTTTGGGTTTTTGTATCTCGGCTTTTACAGGAATTTGGGACGCTATTGTAGAAAAAAGAAAACATTCATTTAATATTGCTCTAATTCCCGGATTGTTTTTAATACTTTTTGTTTGGGGACCAACATTCGAAATTATGAACGAGGATACAATTTTCTTTGAAATATTTTACGGATTATTAAAATGGGTTTTTACTGTAAGCTGGCTTTTTACGATTTTAGGCTACAGTAAATTTTTGCTTAATAATTCAAGTAAACTGCTATCTTATGCAAATGAATCGGTTTACCCGCTTTACATTTTACATCAAACAATTATGATAATTTTTGGTTACTATATAATTAATTTTGATTGGAATGTTTACTTAAAATTTGGTGTGATTGTTATAATAACATTCGGCGGAAGTATTCTTTTTTACGAATTATTCATTAAAAGATTTAATATTATGCGATTATTATTTGGAATGAAATCCAAAGTTCAAGAATAA
- a CDS encoding NAD-dependent epimerase/dehydratase family protein encodes MKIKAIITGSTGMVGEGVLHVCLNNENVESVLVINRKPCGVVHPKLKEIIHKDFMNLSEIKEQFAGYNACYFCAGVSSVGKNEEEYIKLTYDLTLNFAKTLLNDEMILTYVSGSGTDSSEKGKLMWARVKGKTENDLLKLGFKNAFMYRPGYIQPIKGMKNTYKIYKFLTPFYSIFESLFPKYVISLDELANSMINVTINGYAKNVLENEDIRRTAKN; translated from the coding sequence ATGAAAATAAAAGCAATTATAACAGGTTCAACCGGAATGGTTGGCGAAGGCGTTTTACACGTTTGTTTAAATAATGAAAATGTCGAGTCGGTTTTGGTGATTAACAGAAAACCATGCGGAGTTGTTCATCCAAAATTGAAAGAAATAATTCATAAAGATTTTATGAATCTCTCCGAAATTAAAGAACAGTTCGCCGGATATAACGCATGTTACTTTTGTGCCGGAGTTTCATCTGTCGGAAAAAATGAGGAAGAATACATAAAATTAACATATGATTTAACTTTAAATTTTGCGAAAACATTACTTAATGATGAAATGATTTTAACATATGTTTCTGGCAGCGGAACTGACAGTTCTGAAAAGGGAAAATTAATGTGGGCAAGAGTAAAAGGAAAAACGGAAAATGATTTATTGAAATTAGGATTTAAAAATGCTTTTATGTACAGACCGGGATATATTCAACCGATTAAAGGAATGAAAAATACTTATAAGATATATAAATTCCTTACACCGTTTTATTCAATATTTGAAAGCTTATTTCCTAAATATGTAATTAGTCTGGATGAACTTGCAAACTCAATGATAAATGTTACAATAAACGGATATGCAAAAAATGTATTGGAAAATGAAGATATAAGACGAACGGCGAAGAATTAG
- a CDS encoding DMT family transporter yields the protein MKNIWKPLVSVVFWGASFVATKSLLDSLTPLNIIYLRLIFGILTALTIALIRKRNFSLERKDIKGILILSVISTTHLWIQVTGMQFTSASNTGWIIGIVPVIMAIMGFVFYKEKMNYIQLTGAAIAFIGLISLISRGNLSSLNFISNFGDLLVLGSAFTWSVYSFWGRKVTLNYPPSLTILYLFAAMLILLTPFSISNDFINKLPNLNFTDWSAIIFLGVFCSGIAYVLWAEAMKEMPANRVGAFLYLEPFVTVFAAWLLLNEEITLLTILSGVVIIFGVALVNRK from the coding sequence ATAAAAAATATTTGGAAACCTTTAGTTTCGGTTGTCTTTTGGGGCGCGTCTTTCGTAGCTACAAAAAGTTTGTTGGATTCACTAACTCCATTGAACATAATTTATCTTCGTTTAATTTTCGGCATACTAACCGCTTTAACAATTGCGTTAATACGTAAAAGAAATTTTTCTTTGGAAAGAAAGGATATAAAAGGAATTTTAATTTTATCCGTAATATCTACAACTCATTTATGGATTCAAGTAACGGGTATGCAATTTACATCGGCTTCAAATACGGGCTGGATCATTGGAATTGTTCCCGTTATTATGGCAATAATGGGGTTTGTTTTCTATAAAGAAAAAATGAATTACATTCAATTAACCGGCGCGGCAATCGCATTTATAGGTTTAATTTCATTAATAAGCAGAGGAAATTTAAGTTCACTAAATTTTATTTCTAATTTCGGAGATTTATTGGTTTTAGGCAGCGCTTTTACATGGAGCGTTTATTCTTTCTGGGGCAGAAAGGTTACGCTGAATTATCCGCCGTCATTAACAATTCTTTATCTGTTCGCCGCAATGCTAATTTTACTAACACCATTTTCAATTTCAAATGATTTTATCAACAAACTTCCAAATTTAAATTTTACCGATTGGAGTGCAATAATATTTTTGGGAGTATTCTGTTCCGGAATTGCTTATGTTCTTTGGGCTGAAGCAATGAAAGAAATGCCGGCAAACAGAGTCGGCGCATTTCTTTATTTAGAGCCTTTTGTTACAGTTTTTGCCGCTTGGTTATTATTGAACGAAGAAATTACTTTATTAACTATTTTAAGCGGAGTGGTTATTATTTTCGGCGTGGCATTGGTAAATAGAAAATAA
- a CDS encoding HAMP domain-containing histidine kinase, whose protein sequence is MKLSKFNKSYYRYKIILTFSIVTFLLIIVLSQISYSFIKSLYTTQISENLKNNLVLTFEQIDKIQLDILQSEITTNSTVKYFSDLFNRNYFKKIFSEIFIFDKELKIAVHSNKNYLVGKVESRLLLNEVEINTLKQNQTFITLPFQGNDNNWYLWGFYRLSDNHWLAVKDNVNNFAKLEELSNIFLYFGIFGIIISILLGFWVSKSLTDPIHKLVYFSSEIGKENYSSNIPENLKGELKILSDALVKMRDNIKDNQNEKEKILAQIAHEIRNPLGGIELLANLINESPTNEHKNQEYTTRIIGEINNLKKLITSYLNFSRPTPANFELISINELVNESLEILKYELDKKNITVNYINEYDTINFDRHHFRNILLNLIKNSIESIAQNGEINIYSTCADNKVSIKIEDNGSGIEEKDLPKLFEPFFTTKSNGTGLGLATCKKYCLENKAEISVEIKNKRTTFTIIKNIQ, encoded by the coding sequence ATGAAATTATCAAAATTCAATAAATCATATTACAGATATAAAATAATATTAACTTTTTCCATTGTTACGTTTTTATTAATAATTGTTCTTTCTCAAATAAGTTATAGTTTTATAAAAAGTTTATATACGACTCAAATTTCCGAAAATCTGAAAAATAATCTTGTACTTACATTTGAACAGATCGATAAAATTCAGCTTGATATACTGCAGTCGGAAATTACCACCAATTCAACAGTAAAATATTTTTCCGATTTGTTTAATAGAAATTATTTCAAAAAAATCTTTTCCGAAATTTTTATTTTCGATAAGGAACTGAAAATCGCCGTTCATTCAAATAAAAATTATCTTGTAGGAAAAGTTGAATCTCGATTATTATTGAACGAAGTTGAAATAAATACTTTAAAACAGAACCAAACTTTTATAACTCTGCCTTTTCAAGGCAATGATAACAATTGGTATTTATGGGGATTTTACAGATTATCTGATAATCATTGGCTTGCGGTTAAAGATAATGTAAATAATTTCGCGAAGCTCGAAGAACTTTCAAACATTTTTCTTTATTTCGGAATATTCGGAATTATAATTTCAATTTTATTGGGATTTTGGGTTTCCAAATCCTTGACGGATCCAATTCACAAATTAGTTTATTTCAGTTCAGAAATCGGAAAGGAAAATTACAGTTCAAATATTCCCGAAAACTTAAAAGGCGAGCTTAAAATTTTATCCGACGCGTTAGTAAAAATGCGCGATAATATTAAAGATAATCAAAATGAAAAAGAAAAAATTCTTGCTCAAATCGCGCACGAAATCAGAAATCCTTTGGGAGGAATTGAACTGCTTGCGAATTTAATTAATGAATCGCCGACAAATGAACATAAAAACCAAGAATACACGACAAGAATAATTGGAGAAATAAATAATCTAAAAAAATTAATTACATCGTATTTAAATTTCAGCAGACCGACTCCTGCAAATTTTGAACTAATTAGCATTAACGAATTAGTAAATGAATCATTAGAAATTCTTAAATACGAATTAGACAAAAAAAACATTACAGTAAATTATATAAATGAATATGATACAATCAATTTCGACCGGCATCATTTTAGAAACATTTTATTAAATTTAATTAAAAACAGTATTGAATCAATTGCACAAAACGGTGAAATAAATATTTATTCAACTTGCGCCGATAACAAAGTAAGTATTAAAATAGAAGACAACGGTTCGGGAATTGAAGAAAAAGATTTACCAAAACTTTTTGAACCGTTCTTTACAACAAAATCAAATGGAACAGGTTTGGGTTTGGCGACTTGTAAAAAATATTGCTTAGAAAACAAAGCTGAAATTTCAGTTGAAATAAAAAATAAGAGAACCACTTTCACAATTATAAAGAATATTCAATGA
- a CDS encoding sigma-54-dependent Fis family transcriptional regulator produces the protein MNNILVVEDNDTMRLGILESLNRQNYNVFPFSNGPEALKFLELNSVDLAILDLKMEPISGLELLSIIKKDHKNIDVLLISAYGNVQTAVEAIKNGASDFLTKPFSPDELRIRVKKILSEKQKEEKLHNLLEQNEYLQSELLAQQNELIGNSPAFSGILKLVDQIAAKESPILLSGESGTGKELIAKLIHKKSLRADKVFIKVNCAALNENLLESELFGHEKGSFTGAIKSKKGRFELANNGTLFLDEIGEISPAMQVKLLRVIQEGEFERVGGEVTLHTNVRIISATNKDLQRQMIENKFREDLFYRLNVIPIHLPSLRERKSDIKILTEYFLQKSALKNHQAKKTITEIGLNLLESYSFPGNIRELENLIERLSVVSESQIIDDKLISYHINPKPQMTNIYSNLPLDEALFNFEKNLIMQALKDTNGKRHKAAQLLGINTSTLYYKLEKFDLLDLNEN, from the coding sequence ATGAACAATATTTTAGTTGTTGAAGATAACGATACAATGCGTTTAGGAATTTTGGAAAGTTTAAATCGACAAAATTATAATGTTTTTCCTTTTTCAAACGGACCAGAAGCTTTAAAATTTTTAGAATTGAATTCTGTCGATCTCGCTATTCTTGATTTAAAAATGGAGCCAATTTCGGGTTTGGAATTGCTTTCAATTATTAAAAAAGATCATAAAAATATTGATGTGTTATTAATTTCCGCATACGGAAATGTTCAAACCGCGGTTGAAGCAATTAAAAACGGCGCTTCGGATTTTTTAACAAAACCGTTTTCACCCGATGAATTAAGAATAAGAGTTAAGAAAATTTTATCCGAAAAACAAAAAGAAGAGAAACTTCATAATCTTCTTGAACAAAACGAATATTTGCAAAGCGAATTATTAGCGCAGCAAAATGAACTGATTGGAAATTCCCCGGCTTTTTCCGGCATTTTAAAACTTGTCGATCAAATTGCGGCAAAGGAAAGTCCTATTTTATTAAGCGGTGAAAGCGGAACGGGAAAAGAACTTATTGCAAAATTAATACATAAGAAAAGTTTAAGAGCTGACAAAGTTTTTATAAAAGTGAATTGCGCAGCGTTAAATGAAAACTTGCTCGAAAGCGAGCTTTTCGGTCATGAAAAAGGTTCGTTTACCGGCGCCATAAAATCGAAAAAGGGAAGATTTGAATTGGCAAATAACGGCACGCTGTTTTTAGATGAAATCGGCGAAATTTCTCCGGCAATGCAGGTAAAACTTCTTCGCGTAATTCAAGAAGGTGAATTTGAAAGAGTTGGCGGCGAAGTTACATTACATACAAACGTTAGAATAATTAGCGCGACTAATAAAGATCTTCAGCGGCAAATGATTGAAAACAAATTTAGAGAAGATCTGTTTTACCGTTTGAACGTAATTCCAATTCATCTGCCTTCTTTACGTGAAAGAAAATCCGATATAAAAATTTTAACCGAATATTTCTTGCAGAAGTCGGCATTGAAAAATCATCAAGCAAAAAAAACAATTACCGAAATAGGACTGAATTTATTGGAGAGTTATTCTTTTCCGGGAAATATTAGAGAGTTGGAAAATTTAATTGAACGGCTTTCTGTGGTTTCGGAATCTCAGATCATTGATGATAAGTTGATATCGTATCATATAAACCCCAAACCGCAAATGACAAATATTTATTCAAATTTACCTTTGGATGAAGCATTGTTCAATTTTGAAAAAAACTTAATTATGCAGGCTTTAAAAGATACTAACGGAAAAAGACACAAAGCCGCGCAATTATTGGGAATAAATACTAGCACGCTTTATTATAAATTAGAAAAATTTGATCTGCTGGATTTAAATGAAAATTAG
- a CDS encoding purine-binding chemotaxis protein CheW has protein sequence MNEETLVREDTELLELVGFKLGEEEFGIDIINVNEIIKMQKITSIPNAPSDILGIVNIRGKIIAVVDTRLKLGTYPKEFDNETRIIILEFNKKPIGFIVDEVTEVLRISKKTLNDVPDMVSTKMNTDYIKSIANIEDKIIILLDLQKLLSGVNF, from the coding sequence ATGAACGAAGAAACATTAGTTAGAGAAGATACAGAATTATTGGAATTAGTCGGGTTTAAGCTCGGTGAAGAAGAATTTGGAATCGATATAATAAACGTAAATGAAATAATTAAAATGCAGAAAATTACCTCAATTCCAAACGCGCCGTCAGATATTTTAGGCATTGTGAATATTAGAGGTAAAATAATTGCGGTTGTTGATACTAGATTAAAACTTGGTACTTATCCTAAGGAATTTGATAACGAAACTAGAATTATAATTTTAGAATTTAATAAAAAGCCAATTGGATTTATTGTAGATGAAGTGACAGAGGTTTTGAGAATATCTAAAAAAACTCTAAATGATGTGCCTGATATGGTAAGTACAAAGATGAATACGGATTATATAAAATCAATTGCAAATATTGAAGATAAAATCATAATTCTTCTTGATCTTCAAAAACTGTTAAGCGGAGTAAATTTTTAG
- a CDS encoding MCP four helix bundle domain-containing protein yields the protein MLNNLKIGLRLGLGFGVTVFLMGVIIFAGLSSLSSVNKNVTLIVEDRFPKTVQANEMIGVVNDNARAIRNLLLRRDEEMKQESYKRFQHAKEVVDKVMAVLDKTITTEKGREILAKINDIRQNQYFPEREKLLNYYEAGNYDEALKMLYGEFRIAQTAYFNALTELINYQNDLVEEGAENVHNEYDSSILLLTILGSSALLFVLVFAWFLTRGIIKPVAQVKEGLTKLESVCITNLGNGLMGLSRGDLTIKVDKATKPVNVDSKDEIGQMAHVFNSMLAKAHAGIDAYEIVRGKIDDLSKEAVKLIEDAKNGKLDNRGEADKFQGSYKEIISGFNEVLDAVILPVKEGTEVLEKMAGGDLTSRVLKEYKGDHQRIKDSINMLGESLEHVLTEISDAVAATASAANQISSSAEELAAGSQEQSSQTSEVATAVEQMVATITQTSQHVVGTNDAAKTAGTLANSGKQVIEDTINVMKRIEEVVGESSNIILELGESSGQIGEIIQVINDIADQTNLLALNAAIEAARAGEQGRGFAVVADEVRKLAERTTSATNEIEEMVTKIQKNSQNAVEAISKGNDEVSKGMGEAVKAGSSMEQIVKSSNEVLDISSQVATASEEQSATAEQISKSINGINTVAQESAIGIQQVAGAANDLSQLAEKLQDLVQSFKLDERRTQETVQIKKSTFKKRPVLVK from the coding sequence ATGTTGAATAATCTAAAAATTGGTTTAAGACTTGGACTAGGATTTGGGGTAACTGTTTTTTTAATGGGAGTAATAATTTTTGCGGGTTTAAGCAGTTTATCAAGCGTTAATAAAAACGTAACTTTAATAGTTGAAGATCGTTTTCCCAAAACTGTACAAGCAAACGAAATGATTGGTGTTGTAAATGACAACGCGCGCGCAATTAGAAATTTATTGTTAAGACGAGATGAAGAAATGAAGCAGGAATCCTATAAACGATTCCAGCACGCAAAAGAAGTTGTAGATAAAGTTATGGCAGTTCTTGATAAAACAATAACAACAGAAAAAGGCAGAGAAATATTAGCCAAGATAAACGATATTCGTCAGAATCAATATTTTCCCGAAAGAGAAAAATTACTTAATTATTACGAAGCTGGTAATTATGATGAAGCGTTAAAAATGCTTTATGGTGAATTTAGAATTGCGCAGACAGCTTATTTTAATGCTTTGACCGAATTAATTAATTACCAAAATGATTTAGTTGAAGAAGGTGCGGAAAATGTACATAACGAATATGATTCGTCAATTCTTTTATTAACAATTTTGGGTTCTTCAGCCTTATTGTTTGTTCTTGTTTTCGCTTGGTTTTTAACTAGAGGTATCATTAAGCCGGTTGCTCAAGTTAAAGAAGGTTTAACAAAATTAGAATCTGTTTGTATTACAAATCTTGGCAACGGATTAATGGGTTTGTCAAGAGGAGATTTGACAATAAAAGTCGATAAAGCTACCAAACCGGTTAATGTTGATTCCAAAGATGAAATTGGACAAATGGCACACGTATTCAATTCCATGCTGGCTAAAGCTCATGCCGGTATTGATGCTTATGAAATAGTTAGAGGTAAAATAGATGATCTTTCCAAAGAAGCTGTAAAATTAATTGAAGATGCAAAGAACGGTAAATTGGATAATAGAGGTGAAGCGGATAAATTTCAAGGATCTTACAAAGAAATTATATCTGGATTTAATGAGGTGTTAGATGCTGTCATTTTGCCAGTAAAAGAGGGAACTGAAGTACTGGAAAAAATGGCAGGGGGGGATCTAACATCTCGAGTTCTTAAAGAATATAAAGGTGATCATCAAAGAATTAAAGACAGCATCAATATGCTCGGCGAATCACTTGAACATGTATTGACGGAAATTAGCGACGCGGTTGCGGCTACGGCTAGTGCGGCAAATCAAATTTCATCCAGCGCGGAAGAACTGGCAGCCGGATCGCAGGAACAAAGTTCACAGACTTCTGAAGTCGCTACTGCAGTTGAACAAATGGTTGCTACAATTACACAAACTTCACAGCACGTTGTTGGAACAAATGATGCAGCCAAAACAGCCGGAACATTGGCAAATTCGGGTAAACAAGTTATTGAAGATACAATTAATGTTATGAAGCGAATTGAAGAAGTTGTTGGTGAATCGTCAAACATTATTCTTGAACTTGGCGAAAGCAGCGGACAAATCGGTGAAATTATTCAAGTCATAAATGATATTGCCGACCAGACCAATTTGCTTGCACTAAATGCTGCAATTGAAGCTGCAAGAGCAGGTGAACAAGGAAGAGGATTTGCGGTTGTTGCCGATGAAGTAAGAAAATTGGCAGAAAGAACAACTTCCGCAACAAATGAAATTGAAGAAATGGTTACAAAAATTCAAAAAAATAGCCAAAATGCCGTTGAAGCAATCAGCAAAGGTAATGATGAAGTTAGTAAAGGTATGGGCGAAGCGGTCAAAGCAGGCAGTTCAATGGAACAAATAGTAAAATCATCAAATGAAGTGCTGGATATTTCAAGTCAAGTTGCAACCGCCAGCGAAGAACAATCAGCAACAGCTGAACAAATCAGCAAGAGTATAAATGGAATAAATACAGTTGCGCAAGAATCGGCAATTGGAATTCAACAGGTTGCGGGCGCCGCAAATGATTTGAGTCAGTTAGCTGAAAAACTTCAGGATTTGGTACAGTCATTTAAACTTGACGAAAGAAGAACACAAGAAACAGTTCAAATTAAAAAATCAACTTTTAAGAAAAGACCTGTTTTGGTAAAATAA